A single region of the Salicibibacter cibi genome encodes:
- a CDS encoding acyl-CoA dehydrogenase family protein, with protein MNLATCQTQQERLEILEKITPAFKERAAEHDRAGTFPHENFKALREANYPGLTVPKKYGGQGISLSEMLELQETIAKADGSTALSIGWHMGLAMQIGENETWDEKTYAAVARDIVENGALLNGAASEPATGSPTRGGRPETTATKTKNGWIISGRKTFTTLAPTLDYFIVSAGIEGRDEVGNFLVHRSLPGVSIDHTWDALGMRASGSDDLVLENVELKDADYVQALTPQKEAAGWLLHIPACYLGIAEAALDYSANYANHYSPNSIEGTIADLPNIKQKIGEAELMRQRSRHFLYSVAGKWDRGDQETRQQMKTELGAAKHVVVNDAVDIVDLAMRVAGAKSLQPDTPLGRYYRDVRAGLHNPPMDDMTIMQLAGDAFGRNE; from the coding sequence ATGAATTTAGCAACATGCCAGACGCAACAAGAACGACTGGAAATATTGGAAAAAATTACGCCTGCATTTAAAGAAAGAGCTGCCGAGCATGATCGCGCGGGGACGTTCCCCCATGAAAATTTTAAAGCGTTGCGGGAAGCAAACTATCCGGGTCTTACGGTGCCAAAAAAATATGGCGGCCAGGGCATCAGCCTGTCGGAGATGCTGGAGTTGCAGGAAACCATCGCCAAAGCCGATGGTTCCACCGCGCTATCGATCGGCTGGCATATGGGCCTCGCGATGCAAATCGGGGAAAACGAGACATGGGATGAAAAAACCTACGCGGCCGTCGCCCGCGATATTGTGGAGAACGGCGCTTTGCTCAATGGGGCTGCCAGTGAACCGGCGACGGGAAGCCCGACTCGCGGCGGACGTCCGGAAACAACAGCAACAAAAACGAAGAACGGCTGGATAATCAGCGGCCGCAAAACCTTTACCACGCTTGCGCCAACCCTTGATTATTTTATCGTAAGCGCCGGTATTGAAGGCAGGGACGAAGTCGGGAACTTCTTGGTGCATCGCAGTTTGCCGGGAGTATCCATCGACCATACGTGGGACGCCCTCGGCATGCGTGCGAGCGGAAGTGATGATCTCGTGCTGGAAAATGTAGAATTGAAGGATGCAGATTATGTGCAAGCACTCACTCCGCAAAAAGAAGCAGCCGGATGGCTTTTGCACATCCCGGCTTGCTACCTCGGCATCGCGGAGGCGGCCCTTGATTACAGTGCCAATTATGCCAATCACTATTCGCCCAACAGCATCGAAGGAACAATTGCTGATCTTCCAAACATTAAGCAGAAAATCGGCGAAGCGGAGCTGATGCGGCAAAGAAGCCGCCACTTCCTCTATTCGGTCGCAGGTAAATGGGACCGAGGCGATCAGGAAACCCGCCAGCAGATGAAAACGGAACTGGGCGCGGCCAAACACGTGGTCGTCAACGACGCGGTCGATATCGTGGACCTTGCCATGCGCGTTGCCGGGGCGAAAAGTTTGCAACCCGACACGCCGCTCGGCCGGTATTACCGCGATGTGCGCGCCGGTCTGCATAACCCACCGATGGATGACATGACGATCATGCAACTGGCAGGCGACGCGTTTGGACGAAACGAATAA
- a CDS encoding GerAB/ArcD/ProY family transporter, whose protein sequence is MTNRETYQIKAHEMAVSLLAATPSVGFLSSPRELTEVMQTADSWIVIILYGFLTMVVISLYTHLQRKYPGQNLLEFIGQGKFGYWISKGLALFFVIFFVSLMAYQLHIFGDVVKLYLLIYTPSEFTTALIVLLAAYAVSKGTQGIIHLNLMFVPITFLVIIFMLAFNIPNVNLHELRPLFPEGVSPILRGMTVAFPAFIGIEMLFFFMSSMKASQIRAFPLNVSIMILMTLNVLVTMGCIAIFSLQSTKLITFPTVELAKEIEIPGGFFERVESLMLTVWVMSIFNALSISYLLAVHNIQAHFVPRVNKIWVTASVAFIVICLAFVPQSITEAFIMRHWVNSLGLILILAGLSCGYLTYWNRKHRHNLKDVGR, encoded by the coding sequence ATGACTAATCGGGAAACATATCAGATCAAGGCTCATGAAATGGCAGTTTCTCTTTTAGCTGCAACGCCGAGCGTTGGATTTCTCAGTTCTCCCCGTGAATTAACGGAAGTGATGCAGACAGCAGATAGCTGGATTGTAATTATTCTCTATGGTTTTCTCACAATGGTGGTCATTTCACTGTATACCCACTTGCAACGCAAATATCCGGGTCAAAACCTTCTTGAATTTATTGGACAAGGTAAATTTGGATATTGGATTTCAAAAGGGCTAGCGCTTTTTTTTGTTATTTTTTTCGTCAGTTTAATGGCTTATCAATTACATATTTTTGGTGACGTTGTAAAGCTGTACTTACTGATCTATACGCCTTCCGAGTTTACGACAGCTTTGATTGTATTATTAGCAGCTTATGCTGTTTCCAAAGGAACCCAAGGCATTATTCATCTAAACTTGATGTTTGTTCCTATAACATTTCTGGTTATCATTTTCATGCTGGCTTTTAATATACCAAACGTAAATCTACATGAATTACGTCCGTTATTTCCTGAAGGAGTGTCCCCTATATTAAGAGGAATGACGGTGGCATTTCCAGCTTTTATAGGGATTGAAATGTTATTTTTCTTTATGTCATCCATGAAGGCATCACAGATTAGAGCATTCCCTTTGAATGTTTCCATCATGATCCTTATGACCCTGAATGTACTGGTAACGATGGGCTGTATTGCGATTTTTAGCCTCCAGTCTACAAAACTTATAACCTTCCCTACAGTTGAACTAGCTAAAGAAATTGAAATCCCCGGCGGATTTTTCGAGCGTGTTGAGTCCCTCATGCTTACGGTTTGGGTGATGTCTATTTTCAATGCTTTGTCCATCAGCTATCTTTTGGCTGTCCACAATATTCAAGCCCACTTTGTTCCTCGGGTCAACAAAATCTGGGTAACAGCTAGTGTAGCCTTTATCGTGATCTGCTTAGCCTTTGTACCACAGTCAATCACTGAAGCCTTTATCATGAGGCACTGGGTTAACAGTTTAGGACTGATATTAATTCTTGCAGGCCTGAGTTGCGGTTATTTAACTTATTGGAACCGTAAGCATCGACATAACCTTAAGGATGTGGGCAGATGA
- a CDS encoding PepSY domain-containing protein, which translates to MKKMLFISTGIVIFLLTAVAVTQLNAGTGSAQLSEDEIREKVGNEYPGDVVNAESTQHNGQPAYEVELANDQGIYNLLVDAAEGEVMNLEIIEARTESDGESEEETNGEEEETAGDEPPVTAAEAVQIAANEVDGVIEEMELEIDDESTYYEIEIESSSGDIDIDIDAYTGEILVFSYDD; encoded by the coding sequence ATGAAAAAAATGCTATTTATAAGCACCGGCATTGTTATATTTTTGTTGACAGCAGTTGCCGTGACGCAGCTGAATGCCGGTACAGGCAGCGCGCAACTATCAGAGGATGAAATTCGGGAGAAAGTCGGGAACGAATACCCGGGAGACGTAGTAAATGCAGAGTCCACACAGCATAACGGCCAACCCGCGTATGAAGTAGAACTTGCAAACGACCAAGGGATCTATAACCTTCTGGTCGACGCTGCTGAAGGAGAGGTGATGAACCTGGAGATCATTGAAGCTCGAACGGAGAGCGACGGAGAAAGCGAAGAGGAAACGAATGGCGAGGAAGAAGAAACAGCGGGCGATGAACCTCCGGTCACTGCTGCAGAAGCCGTGCAAATCGCTGCGAATGAAGTAGATGGGGTCATTGAAGAAATGGAGCTCGAGATAGATGATGAAAGCACCTATTATGAAATTGAAATCGAATCAAGCAGCGGAGACATCGATATAGATATTGATGCGTATACCGGAGAGATACTCGTTTTTTCGTATGATGATTAG
- a CDS encoding acetyl-CoA hydrolase/transferase family protein, with the protein MEQKIEQLLRDSRLHNRIVSEETAASWINDGMTLGLSGFTRAGDAKAVPSALVDKAKQENVKVNVYTGASLGSDIDRIMADAGIVHKRLPFQADSTMRREINHGDMLFVDQHLSHTAEALRQDALNPVDFAIVEAISITENGEIIPSTSVGNSSIFVEKAEAVIIELNLAQPAEMEGLHDIYEAGEQGNREPIGLKHVDDRLGSKGIPVDIEKIKGVVITNQADSPSTIVPPDEETAVMANHLIDFLRKEKELGRLPDNLAPLQSGIGSVANAVLHGLLDSEFTDLEVYSEVLQDAVFDLMDAGKIRFASGCSITLSETKIEEVYADMNKYRDRLMLRPQEISNHPEIIRRLGLISINTPIEVDLYGNVNSTHILGTEMMNGIGGSGDFTRNSRLAIFVTKSIAKRGDVSSIVPFVSHVDHTEHDVDVIVTEQGYADLRGLAPTERVPLIIEHCAHPMYREQLYAYYKEACEQGGHTPHLLEKAFSWHTNFAKNGTMLEKSTLGV; encoded by the coding sequence ATGGAACAAAAGATAGAACAGCTTTTACGCGATTCACGTTTGCATAACCGCATTGTTTCGGAGGAAACAGCGGCTTCCTGGATAAATGATGGCATGACATTGGGTCTTAGCGGATTCACAAGGGCGGGAGACGCTAAAGCCGTTCCATCTGCACTTGTCGATAAAGCCAAACAAGAAAACGTAAAAGTGAATGTGTATACCGGTGCCTCACTTGGCTCCGATATTGATCGGATCATGGCTGACGCCGGCATCGTTCATAAACGTCTTCCCTTTCAGGCAGACAGCACAATGCGCAGGGAAATTAATCACGGGGATATGCTTTTTGTGGATCAGCATTTATCGCACACTGCTGAAGCTCTTCGCCAGGATGCGCTGAATCCTGTTGATTTCGCGATTGTGGAAGCGATATCAATCACGGAAAACGGCGAAATTATCCCGTCGACATCGGTTGGCAATTCCTCCATTTTCGTAGAAAAAGCGGAAGCGGTTATTATTGAGTTGAACCTTGCCCAACCAGCAGAAATGGAAGGCTTGCATGATATTTATGAAGCAGGCGAGCAAGGAAACCGCGAACCCATCGGGTTGAAGCACGTTGACGACCGTCTCGGATCCAAAGGCATTCCCGTCGACATCGAAAAAATTAAAGGCGTCGTTATTACCAATCAGGCCGATTCCCCATCGACGATTGTGCCGCCTGATGAGGAAACGGCTGTTATGGCGAACCATCTGATTGATTTTTTACGTAAAGAAAAAGAATTGGGCCGTCTGCCGGATAATCTTGCGCCATTGCAATCCGGCATTGGATCGGTGGCCAACGCCGTTTTGCACGGTCTTTTGGATTCGGAGTTTACAGATCTGGAAGTGTATTCCGAGGTTTTGCAAGATGCTGTCTTTGACCTTATGGACGCTGGCAAAATTCGCTTTGCTTCCGGTTGTTCCATCACATTGTCTGAAACGAAAATTGAAGAAGTCTATGCGGATATGAATAAGTATCGCGATCGTTTAATGTTAAGGCCGCAAGAAATTTCAAATCATCCGGAAATCATTCGTCGATTGGGCTTGATTTCAATTAACACGCCGATCGAAGTCGACCTGTATGGTAATGTGAATTCCACTCATATTCTCGGCACTGAAATGATGAATGGAATCGGAGGTTCAGGAGATTTCACCCGAAATTCACGACTTGCGATTTTTGTTACTAAATCAATAGCAAAGAGGGGGGATGTCTCAAGCATCGTACCTTTTGTTTCCCACGTCGACCACACCGAACACGATGTGGATGTGATCGTGACAGAACAAGGCTATGCCGATTTGCGCGGATTAGCACCGACAGAACGTGTGCCGCTTATTATTGAACATTGCGCCCATCCGATGTATCGGGAACAACTCTATGCTTATTACAAAGAAGCATGCGAACAGGGAGGCCACACGCCTCACCTCCTAGAGAAGGCGTTCTCCTGGCACACAAACTTTGCGAAAAACGGAACCATGCTTGAGAAATCAACGTTGGGTGTTTAG
- a CDS encoding HAMP domain-containing sensor histidine kinase, which translates to MKLKTKLQVSAALALIFFVAATNIFVYVVYENDSWSSEITRVTNQAEAMTEPLSEAIESGTELDGIIQANLPGNGMVRIIDQQEDTIHTSTREPRFSEFPAHFTNTQDARTWVNEDGERFVFIYKPIIWEDGSIVTLEVSERLQGMEANMEVLRYILVAASFIVLIPAVLGGWVLGTIILRPINRLIATMKNIQEKGNLKPIKSKRRSRDELQQLIEAFNDMVERLEREFEKQDQFVSDASHELRTPLTVIDGYATMLKRWGKTKPEVLDEGIDAITEEGARMKHLAEQLLLLVKDGEYLQLAPEHFQLDAVVRKAVRAMETATQRQIYFQVTSEMDALHVYADMEKVKQVLYIILDNALKYSDKHIDVSVWQENRMAYVSITDYGNGISEVDQERIFDRFYRINKARSREDGGTGLGLSIAAKLMEAQGGRITLDSNVGAYTTFTIEMPVEDAGEVYA; encoded by the coding sequence ATGAAATTAAAAACAAAATTGCAAGTATCAGCGGCACTGGCATTGATTTTCTTTGTCGCTGCTACAAACATATTTGTCTATGTGGTATATGAAAATGACAGTTGGTCCTCGGAAATTACGAGAGTGACCAACCAGGCCGAGGCGATGACCGAACCTCTCAGTGAGGCCATTGAATCCGGAACGGAATTAGACGGCATCATCCAGGCCAATCTTCCCGGAAACGGCATGGTGAGGATCATTGATCAACAGGAAGATACGATTCATACCTCTACGAGAGAGCCACGTTTCTCCGAGTTCCCCGCGCACTTCACGAATACACAAGATGCCCGCACATGGGTCAATGAAGATGGAGAGCGGTTTGTTTTCATTTATAAACCGATCATTTGGGAAGATGGGAGCATCGTCACATTGGAGGTTTCGGAACGCTTACAGGGCATGGAAGCCAATATGGAAGTGCTCCGCTATATTCTCGTAGCGGCATCATTCATTGTCCTCATCCCCGCAGTCCTTGGAGGTTGGGTGTTAGGCACCATCATTTTGCGTCCGATTAATCGCTTAATAGCGACGATGAAGAACATACAGGAAAAAGGAAATTTAAAACCGATTAAAAGCAAACGCCGTTCCCGGGACGAACTTCAGCAGCTAATCGAGGCATTTAACGACATGGTGGAACGTTTGGAACGTGAATTTGAAAAACAAGATCAATTTGTATCTGATGCCTCCCATGAATTACGCACACCGTTAACCGTGATCGACGGATATGCCACCATGTTGAAACGCTGGGGGAAAACAAAACCGGAAGTGTTGGATGAAGGGATTGATGCAATTACGGAAGAAGGGGCGCGGATGAAACATTTGGCCGAACAGTTGCTCCTGCTCGTCAAAGATGGCGAATACCTGCAACTGGCACCCGAGCATTTTCAGCTCGATGCGGTTGTCCGGAAAGCGGTGCGAGCAATGGAAACCGCTACGCAGCGCCAGATTTATTTTCAAGTCACTTCAGAGATGGATGCGCTCCATGTCTATGCCGATATGGAAAAAGTAAAGCAAGTGCTTTACATCATTCTCGATAACGCTCTTAAATACAGCGACAAGCATATTGACGTTTCCGTTTGGCAAGAGAACCGCATGGCCTATGTATCCATCACCGATTACGGTAATGGTATTTCCGAAGTGGACCAGGAACGTATTTTTGATCGCTTTTACAGAATCAACAAAGCACGATCGCGCGAAGACGGTGGCACGGGGCTAGGGTTATCCATTGCTGCCAAATTAATGGAAGCACAAGGCGGACGAATCACATTAGACAGCAACGTCGGCGCGTATACGACATTTACCATCGAAATGCCGGTTGAAGATGCCGGGGAGGTGTATGCATGA
- a CDS encoding YusW family protein has protein sequence MKKFMIATGCVAAISLSAVGFSQFNASAGDDGQAPKDSGETSVQEEETTVQTDGENDWFESLPYKEFELDVEYGDREYEADYEYEGGDPEAEIEDERGDKETEISGDEALNELSDILPNVGIDENSNEEEVKQAALEAFDLDSDYNELEIEIEFLDGKELEIEDE, from the coding sequence ATGAAAAAATTTATGATTGCCACAGGGTGTGTAGCTGCAATCTCTTTGTCGGCCGTCGGATTTTCCCAGTTTAATGCTAGTGCGGGGGATGATGGGCAAGCACCGAAAGACAGTGGTGAAACGTCGGTCCAAGAGGAAGAAACAACCGTGCAGACAGATGGCGAAAATGACTGGTTCGAATCGCTTCCATATAAGGAGTTTGAGTTGGACGTAGAGTACGGGGATCGGGAATATGAAGCAGATTACGAATATGAAGGCGGCGATCCGGAAGCGGAAATTGAGGATGAGCGCGGGGACAAGGAAACTGAAATCAGCGGAGACGAGGCGCTGAACGAGCTTTCCGATATCCTGCCAAACGTGGGCATTGACGAAAACTCAAATGAGGAGGAAGTGAAGCAAGCTGCGCTTGAAGCGTTTGACTTAGATTCGGATTACAATGAACTGGAAATTGAAATCGAATTTTTGGACGGCAAGGAATTGGAGATTGAAGACGAGTAA
- a CDS encoding malate:quinone oxidoreductase: MSNKQTTTDVILIGAGVMSATLGSLLKELAPEWEIKVFEKLGSSGEESSNEWNNAGTGHAALCELNYTTEKPDGSIDAGKAIKINEQFQLSRQFWSYLVNSNLIRRPQEFIMPMPHMSYVHGEENVKFLKKRYETLSNDPLFQEMEYSDDPEKLKEWIPLIMEGRTSNEPIAATKIDSGTDVNFGALTRLLLDHLQNNNVDIHYRHSVEDLKQTSDGSWEVKVHDMANDNIEHHTAKFVFIGAGGRSLHLLQKSGIPEGKHVGGFPVSGLFMACNNPEVVEQHQAKVYGKAKVGAPPMSVPHLDTRYIDDKKTLLFGPFAGFSPKFLKTGSIFDLATSVKSDNLTTMLAAGAKNIPLTKYLIKQLMLSKKQRMEELREFIPNARIEDWELVTAGQRVQVIKDTEASGKGTLQFGTEVVSADDGSIAALLGASPGASTAVHVMLDVLEKCFPQEMKEWEPRIKEMIPSYGVSLSENPDLFRDIHTSTAHSLRLDENVSDFWDAEEKVLQNV; this comes from the coding sequence ATGAGTAACAAACAAACGACAACAGATGTTATTTTAATTGGCGCCGGGGTGATGAGCGCGACTTTGGGATCATTATTGAAAGAGTTGGCACCTGAGTGGGAAATCAAAGTGTTTGAGAAACTCGGAAGTTCGGGAGAAGAAAGCTCGAATGAATGGAATAATGCGGGTACCGGCCATGCTGCACTATGCGAACTCAACTATACAACCGAAAAACCTGACGGATCCATCGATGCCGGCAAAGCAATAAAAATTAATGAACAGTTCCAGCTTTCAAGACAGTTCTGGTCTTATCTTGTTAATAGCAATTTGATTCGTAGGCCGCAGGAATTCATTATGCCCATGCCACATATGAGTTATGTGCATGGAGAGGAAAATGTAAAGTTTTTGAAAAAACGCTATGAAACGCTGTCCAATGATCCGCTGTTTCAAGAGATGGAGTATTCCGATGATCCCGAAAAACTTAAGGAATGGATACCGCTGATCATGGAAGGCCGTACATCAAATGAACCGATCGCGGCAACCAAAATCGATTCGGGAACGGATGTTAATTTTGGAGCTTTAACACGCTTGTTGCTTGATCACCTGCAAAACAATAATGTTGATATCCATTACCGGCATAGTGTTGAAGATCTTAAACAGACGAGCGACGGCTCGTGGGAAGTAAAAGTGCATGATATGGCCAACGACAACATCGAACACCATACGGCAAAGTTCGTCTTTATCGGCGCAGGGGGGAGAAGCCTGCATTTGCTGCAGAAATCCGGTATTCCTGAAGGGAAACATGTTGGAGGGTTTCCGGTGAGCGGGCTTTTTATGGCGTGCAACAATCCGGAAGTTGTCGAGCAGCATCAGGCAAAAGTGTACGGCAAGGCGAAGGTCGGAGCACCCCCAATGTCGGTTCCGCATCTTGATACCAGATACATCGACGACAAAAAAACGTTGCTGTTTGGACCGTTTGCCGGTTTCTCGCCAAAGTTTTTAAAAACAGGTTCCATATTCGATTTGGCCACTTCCGTAAAATCGGATAATCTCACAACAATGCTGGCCGCAGGCGCAAAAAACATTCCACTGACAAAATACCTGATCAAACAATTAATGTTATCGAAAAAACAACGCATGGAAGAATTGCGGGAGTTTATTCCAAATGCCAGAATCGAAGATTGGGAGTTAGTGACAGCGGGCCAACGTGTACAAGTGATCAAAGATACCGAGGCTTCCGGAAAAGGAACACTTCAATTTGGCACGGAAGTTGTTAGTGCCGATGACGGATCGATAGCTGCTCTGCTCGGTGCTTCTCCGGGTGCTTCCACTGCCGTTCACGTGATGCTTGACGTCTTGGAAAAATGTTTTCCGCAAGAAATGAAAGAATGGGAACCGAGAATAAAGGAAATGATCCCTTCTTATGGCGTGTCACTGTCAGAGAACCCGGATCTTTTCCGTGACATTCATACGTCAACAGCGCACTCTCTTCGTCTTGATGAGAATGTTTCCGATTTTTGGGATGCAGAAGAAAAGGTGTTGCAAAACGTGTGA
- a CDS encoding LytTR family DNA-binding domain-containing protein gives MDDFSVASMMETFRELFPKETSIAVSDVQHFIYYKPSKHIDLKIRPGDKINENTVTYKALSIQRKTSDHINSKVFGTPYFGTSVPIFDAGRPAGCVTAILPSKQLRLLSSLVTVQMNDRWVPVPYPDVMFFEAQNRKTWIQSERGTGTHKFSLNELEPHLPDDSFIRCHRSYIINVNFITEIQPDTHSTFLLMMKDQTRIPVSQTYASHFRKILSF, from the coding sequence ATGGACGATTTTTCGGTTGCTTCGATGATGGAAACGTTCAGGGAACTATTTCCGAAAGAGACCTCCATTGCCGTGTCTGACGTCCAACACTTTATTTATTATAAGCCAAGCAAACACATTGATTTAAAAATCAGGCCCGGCGATAAAATCAATGAAAATACCGTGACTTATAAGGCTCTCTCCATTCAACGGAAAACATCTGATCATATAAATAGCAAAGTGTTTGGTACCCCCTACTTCGGGACGTCTGTCCCCATTTTTGACGCTGGGCGACCCGCAGGGTGTGTTACTGCTATTTTGCCAAGCAAGCAGTTGCGTCTCCTTTCGTCCTTAGTGACCGTTCAAATGAACGATCGCTGGGTGCCCGTTCCTTATCCAGACGTTATGTTTTTTGAAGCACAGAACCGAAAAACATGGATTCAATCCGAAAGGGGAACGGGTACGCATAAATTTAGTTTGAATGAGCTAGAACCTCACTTGCCCGATGATTCCTTTATTCGCTGTCACCGTTCCTATATTATCAATGTCAATTTTATCACCGAAATACAGCCTGACACGCATTCAACTTTCTTGTTGATGATGAAGGACCAAACGAGAATTCCCGTTAGCCAAACGTACGCCAGTCATTTCCGTAAAATCCTTTCCTTCTAA
- a CDS encoding response regulator transcription factor: MARILIVEDEKRLGRLLTLELEYEGYSVEVQHDGQSGLEATLEGGWDLVILDVMLPSLSGMEILRRFRREDSLTPVMMLTARNEIPDKVSGLDLGANDYVSKPFENEELLARIRVQLRDYKKVEKKQTEEILQFEDLTVNVQSREVQRGDDQITLTPREFDLLHHLIVNQGHVLNREQLIQAVWGYDFIGDTNIVDVYIRYLRKKIDAGAEPLIHTMRGVGYVMKRQSR, translated from the coding sequence GTGGCCAGAATATTGATCGTGGAAGACGAGAAGCGCTTGGGGCGGCTTTTAACATTGGAATTGGAGTATGAGGGATACAGCGTGGAAGTTCAACATGATGGCCAATCGGGGTTAGAGGCGACACTCGAAGGGGGCTGGGATCTCGTGATTCTCGATGTGATGCTGCCGTCATTGAGTGGCATGGAGATTCTTAGACGCTTTCGTCGGGAAGATTCGTTGACACCCGTAATGATGCTGACGGCGAGAAATGAAATTCCCGATAAAGTGAGTGGCCTTGATCTCGGTGCGAATGATTATGTATCCAAACCATTTGAAAATGAAGAACTGTTGGCAAGGATCCGCGTCCAGCTACGCGATTATAAAAAAGTGGAAAAAAAACAGACAGAAGAGATCTTACAGTTTGAAGATTTGACGGTGAACGTCCAAAGCCGGGAAGTACAAAGAGGCGATGATCAGATCACACTCACACCGCGGGAATTCGATTTGCTTCATCATTTGATCGTCAATCAGGGTCACGTCCTAAACCGCGAGCAACTTATCCAGGCGGTATGGGGGTATGATTTTATCGGTGACACAAACATTGTGGACGTCTACATCCGCTACCTGCGCAAAAAAATAGATGCCGGCGCTGAGCCGTTAATCCATACAATGAGAGGCGTCGGCTATGTAATGAAAAGGCAAAGTCGATGA
- a CDS encoding DUF4064 domain-containing protein translates to MTRGGELVLGLIGVVFTLILGAFLGFIIVGFQALIRAYEQDMINDPTVPSHEVEGATTFFGFLASLGWWAFAMHIIGLILGFVALIMLKNNPTTSGILYIIAGGPMLLLSFGISLIPSVLFIIAGIRCLVRKPPVSFEYAQPY, encoded by the coding sequence ATGACTCGGGGAGGTGAATTGGTATTAGGCCTTATCGGTGTTGTTTTCACTTTGATTCTGGGCGCATTTCTGGGTTTTATCATTGTAGGATTTCAAGCCTTAATAAGGGCATATGAACAAGACATGATCAATGACCCTACGGTTCCCTCACACGAGGTTGAAGGCGCCACCACTTTCTTTGGATTCCTCGCTTCACTGGGATGGTGGGCTTTTGCAATGCATATCATTGGGCTTATTTTAGGGTTTGTTGCCCTCATTATGTTAAAAAATAATCCCACAACATCAGGTATTTTATATATCATCGCCGGTGGACCGATGTTACTTCTCAGCTTCGGAATATCGTTGATTCCATCTGTTTTATTCATAATCGCGGGCATTAGGTGCCTCGTTAGGAAACCACCTGTTTCATTCGAATATGCACAACCTTATTGA